Proteins from a genomic interval of Longimicrobiaceae bacterium:
- a CDS encoding tyrosine recombinase XerC, translating into MLREHDRDAHTFLEHIEHERQLSPRTVRAYADDLAELQQFLTTYYGTPEWTWGGVDRLAIRSFMGDCVSRRGLSKRTIARKLSAIRTFFRFLHLEELVEANPARAVRSPRLERTLPGFLTREQVERIFDMAEARAMEGDPAAVRNLAIVELFYSTGIRLSELQQLDVDDVDLVSERVRVLGKGRKERIVPMGRKAVAALRKYEPRREALLAMAERPDRRALFVGPSGRRLSTRAIQKIVSTLLDRVSEDAGLSTHSLRHSFATHLIDAGADLLAVKELLGHSSLSTTQIYTHTSRERLLRAYRQAHPRA; encoded by the coding sequence GTGCTGCGCGAACACGACCGGGACGCGCACACCTTCCTCGAGCACATCGAACACGAGCGGCAGCTCTCCCCGCGCACCGTTCGCGCGTACGCGGACGACCTGGCTGAGCTGCAACAGTTCCTCACCACCTATTACGGCACGCCGGAGTGGACCTGGGGAGGAGTCGATCGGCTGGCGATCCGCTCCTTCATGGGTGACTGCGTGAGCCGGCGCGGCCTCTCCAAGCGGACGATCGCGCGCAAGCTCTCGGCGATCCGCACCTTCTTTCGCTTTCTGCACCTGGAAGAGCTGGTCGAGGCCAACCCCGCGCGCGCCGTGCGATCGCCTCGATTGGAGCGCACCCTGCCGGGCTTCCTCACCCGTGAGCAGGTGGAGCGGATCTTCGATATGGCCGAGGCGCGCGCCATGGAGGGGGATCCTGCCGCGGTTCGGAACCTCGCGATCGTCGAGCTGTTCTACTCGACCGGGATCCGGCTGTCCGAGCTGCAGCAACTCGATGTGGACGACGTCGATCTCGTCTCGGAACGCGTGCGGGTGCTGGGGAAGGGGAGGAAGGAGCGGATCGTGCCGATGGGGCGAAAGGCGGTCGCGGCGTTGCGGAAATACGAGCCGCGCCGCGAGGCGCTGCTGGCGATGGCCGAGCGCCCGGATCGACGGGCGTTGTTCGTGGGCCCGTCAGGGCGCCGCCTCTCCACGCGGGCGATTCAGAAGATCGTGAGCACTCTTCTCGATCGCGTCAGCGAGGATGCGGGGCTGTCGACCCACTCGCTGCGCCACAGCTTCGCCACCCATTTGATCGACGCGGGCGCCGACCTCCTGGCGGTGAAGGAACTGCTGGGACATTCGAGCCTGAGCACCACCCAGATCTACACCCACACCTCCCGCGAGCGCCTGCTGCGCGCATACCGCCAGGCGCACCCAAGAGCGTGA
- the topA gene encoding type I DNA topoisomerase, which yields MARTARKSNGSGNRNGARKLVVVESPTKARTIRAFLPPGYRVAASMGHVRDLPESASDIPSAYKGKEWARLGVDVEHGFRPLYIIPGAKKKVVSELRALLKEADELILATDEDREGESIGWHLLEVLNPRVPVSRIVFHEITPEAIRGALENPRGVDENLVRAQETRRILDRLVGYTLSPLLWKKIATGLSAGRVQSVAVRLLVQRERERRAFRSGTYWDLKAHLAKRTEPFTAQLVSVGGRRVASGKDFDENTGQLKDPSAVVLLGDEEAKALRDRLREAAWRVAEVEEKPSVRRPAPPFTTSTLQQEANRKLRLSARDTMRIAQRLYEEGYITYMRTDSVHLSQQAIDAARGRIRSLYGETYLSPKPRQFETRSKGAQEAHEAIRPAGTEMRTVEELGLTGREAALYELIWKRTVASQMAEARLTHTTARIEADDTVFRASGKRIDFPGFFRAYVEGSDDPDAALEDREEPLPALSRGDELTLRELEALSHTTQPPARYTEASLVRTLEAEGIGRPSTYATIIGTIIDRGYVEKSGTQLIPTFTAFAVTSLLEKYFPSLVDTRFTARMEEQLDEIAEGEAQWLPYLQEFFLGEDGLEAQVRAGEERIDPREASTVDLDSLGARVRIGRFGPFVEVSDGKETVTASIPEGIAPADLDAEQVAQLVKVKTEGPDVLGHDPATGKPIFLLSGRFGPYVQLGVSEDGEKPRRASLPKGMSPEHVTLEDAVRLLSLPRTLGKHPETGKPVEAGIGRFGPFVKHEDDFRSLDAEDDVFTVDLARALELLAQPKGTRKGPTVIRELGPHPEDQEPVVVYEGRYGPYVKHGSVNASLPKGKSPQELTMEEAVELLRERAAKGGGKRGSRRAAAAKAGAAAKKKTTSARGAAKKAGARSASKKTAASRTKGKT from the coding sequence ATGGCTAGGACGGCCCGAAAGTCCAATGGCTCCGGCAACCGCAACGGTGCGAGGAAACTCGTCGTCGTCGAGTCGCCGACCAAGGCGCGCACCATTCGCGCTTTCCTCCCGCCGGGCTACCGGGTCGCTGCCTCGATGGGGCACGTTCGCGATCTGCCCGAGTCGGCCAGTGACATCCCGAGCGCGTACAAAGGAAAGGAGTGGGCGCGCCTGGGCGTGGATGTGGAGCACGGCTTCCGGCCGCTCTACATCATCCCGGGGGCCAAGAAGAAGGTGGTCAGCGAGCTGCGCGCCCTGCTGAAGGAGGCGGACGAGCTGATCCTCGCCACCGACGAAGATCGCGAGGGGGAGAGCATCGGCTGGCACCTCCTCGAGGTGCTCAACCCGCGCGTCCCGGTCTCCCGCATCGTCTTCCACGAGATTACCCCCGAGGCGATCCGCGGGGCATTGGAGAACCCTCGCGGCGTCGACGAGAACCTGGTCCGGGCCCAGGAGACACGCCGGATTCTCGATCGGCTGGTGGGGTACACCCTCTCGCCGCTGCTGTGGAAGAAGATCGCCACCGGGCTCTCGGCAGGGCGGGTTCAGTCCGTGGCGGTGCGGCTGCTCGTGCAGCGGGAACGGGAGAGGCGCGCGTTCCGCTCGGGCACGTACTGGGACCTCAAGGCACACCTCGCCAAGCGGACCGAGCCCTTCACCGCCCAGTTGGTGAGCGTCGGCGGCCGGCGGGTGGCGTCCGGCAAGGACTTCGACGAGAACACGGGGCAGCTCAAGGACCCCTCCGCGGTAGTCCTGCTGGGGGACGAAGAGGCGAAGGCACTTCGCGACCGGCTGCGGGAGGCCGCGTGGCGGGTCGCGGAAGTGGAGGAGAAGCCCTCCGTTCGGAGGCCGGCGCCCCCCTTCACCACCTCCACGCTGCAGCAGGAGGCCAACCGCAAGCTGCGCTTGTCCGCGCGGGACACGATGCGCATCGCCCAGCGGCTGTACGAGGAGGGGTACATCACCTACATGCGGACCGACTCGGTGCACCTTTCGCAGCAGGCGATCGACGCCGCGCGGGGTCGGATCCGGTCGCTGTACGGGGAGACCTACCTCAGCCCCAAGCCGCGTCAGTTCGAGACCCGCTCCAAGGGCGCGCAGGAAGCGCACGAGGCGATCCGTCCGGCGGGCACCGAGATGCGCACCGTCGAGGAGCTCGGCCTCACTGGCCGTGAGGCCGCCCTCTACGAGTTGATCTGGAAGCGCACGGTGGCCAGTCAGATGGCCGAGGCTCGCCTCACGCACACCACAGCGCGCATCGAAGCGGACGACACGGTGTTCCGGGCTTCCGGAAAGCGGATCGACTTTCCCGGGTTCTTCCGTGCCTACGTGGAGGGCTCCGACGATCCGGACGCGGCCCTGGAGGACCGCGAAGAGCCGTTGCCTGCGCTCAGCCGCGGAGACGAGCTCACGCTGCGGGAGCTCGAGGCCCTTTCACACACGACCCAGCCGCCCGCGCGGTACACCGAGGCCTCGCTCGTGCGCACGCTGGAGGCGGAGGGAATCGGCCGGCCGAGCACCTACGCCACCATCATCGGGACGATCATAGACCGGGGATACGTGGAGAAGAGCGGGACCCAGCTGATCCCCACCTTCACCGCCTTCGCGGTGACGAGCCTGCTGGAGAAGTATTTCCCCTCGCTGGTCGATACCCGCTTCACCGCCCGCATGGAGGAGCAGCTCGACGAAATCGCCGAGGGCGAAGCGCAGTGGCTCCCGTACCTCCAGGAGTTCTTCCTGGGGGAGGACGGGTTGGAGGCGCAGGTGCGGGCCGGGGAGGAGAGGATCGACCCGCGCGAGGCCTCTACTGTTGATCTCGATTCGCTGGGGGCGCGAGTACGCATCGGCCGGTTCGGCCCGTTCGTGGAGGTGTCCGATGGGAAGGAGACGGTCACGGCCTCGATCCCCGAAGGCATTGCGCCTGCGGACCTGGATGCGGAGCAGGTCGCCCAACTCGTCAAGGTGAAGACCGAGGGGCCGGACGTCCTGGGGCACGACCCGGCCACCGGGAAGCCGATCTTCCTCCTCTCCGGCCGTTTCGGCCCGTACGTGCAGCTCGGGGTTTCGGAGGACGGCGAAAAGCCACGCCGGGCATCCCTCCCCAAGGGAATGTCGCCCGAGCATGTGACGCTGGAGGATGCGGTGCGCCTCCTTTCGCTGCCGCGCACGCTCGGTAAGCATCCGGAAACCGGCAAGCCGGTGGAGGCCGGGATCGGCCGCTTCGGCCCCTTCGTGAAGCACGAAGACGATTTCCGCTCGTTGGATGCGGAAGACGACGTGTTCACCGTCGACCTTGCGCGTGCCCTGGAGTTGCTCGCTCAGCCGAAGGGTACGCGGAAAGGGCCGACCGTGATCCGGGAGCTCGGACCTCACCCTGAGGACCAGGAGCCGGTTGTGGTGTACGAGGGTCGGTACGGGCCCTACGTCAAACACGGGTCGGTGAACGCGTCGCTACCCAAGGGGAAATCGCCGCAGGAGCTCACCATGGAGGAGGCGGTGGAGCTGTTGCGGGAACGGGCGGCCAAGGGAGGTGGTAAGCGTGGGTCGCGGCGTGCGGCTGCGGCGAAAGCGGGCGCGGCGGCGAAGAAGAAGACGACCTCGGCGCGTGGCGCCGCAAAGAAGGCAGGAGCCAGGAGCGCCTCCAAGAAGACCGCCGCCAGCCGCACGAAAGGGAAGACCTGA
- a CDS encoding shikimate kinase, with the protein MGERIERVLLWGFMASGKTAVGAELARRLGWAHVDLDEVIVRGAGKPIARIFREEGEDRFRSLEAELSRELLAQRQTVLSPGGGWVTHSGLVERLPAGTLTVWLQVSPATALERVRANPDGPERPLLASPDPLGRIRDLLAAREPLYARAAHAIPTDSRSIDSIVDEIEALVRSNLSVFERQTVNSDG; encoded by the coding sequence GTGGGGGAAAGGATCGAGCGGGTGCTGCTCTGGGGCTTCATGGCCTCGGGGAAGACTGCGGTCGGGGCGGAGCTCGCCCGGCGGCTCGGGTGGGCGCACGTGGATCTGGACGAGGTGATCGTGCGCGGGGCGGGGAAGCCGATCGCGCGGATCTTCAGGGAAGAAGGCGAGGATCGGTTCCGCTCCCTCGAGGCCGAGCTGTCGCGCGAGCTGCTCGCGCAGCGGCAGACCGTGCTTTCCCCCGGCGGCGGCTGGGTAACCCACAGCGGGCTCGTGGAGCGGCTCCCCGCGGGTACGCTGACCGTCTGGCTACAGGTTTCTCCCGCGACCGCGCTGGAGCGCGTGCGGGCCAATCCGGACGGGCCGGAGCGACCGCTGCTGGCGTCGCCGGATCCTCTGGGCCGCATTCGCGACCTCCTGGCGGCCCGCGAGCCGCTGTACGCACGCGCCGCCCACGCCATCCCCACCGATTCCCGCAGCATCGATAGTATCGTCGACGAGATCGAAGCGCTGGTGCGCTCGAATCTCTCCGTATTCGAGAGGCAAACCGTGAATTCCGATGGCTAG
- the aroC gene encoding chorismate synthase, with product MFRFTTAGESHGPALTTIVEGVPAGLPLRAEEIDVDLRRRQGGYGRGGRMRIESDRAEILSGVRLGETLGSPITLQVRNRDWENWTVAMSREPLEEERSDEDLRRVVQPRPGHADLVGVLKYRRHDARDILERASARETTVRVAAGAVARRLLAELGVTIGSHVVSLGGIVARPPEELPEDINAVSDRSPVRCLDEEAEGRMIDAIDAAKRDGDTLGGVFEVVARGVPVGLGSHVSWDRKLDGRLAGALMSIQAIKGVEIGLGFGAAALPGSRVHDEITFEKDYKLGGGYGRTRNHAGGLEGGITTGQPIVCRVAMKPISTLMRPLRTVDLRTGEPVEAVRERSDVCALPAAGVVGEAMVAIVLAQAVLEKFGGDSLAELRERWEAHVEGLGSHLARG from the coding sequence ATGTTTCGTTTCACGACCGCGGGCGAGTCACACGGACCCGCGTTGACCACTATTGTCGAAGGGGTCCCTGCCGGGCTCCCGCTGCGGGCCGAGGAGATCGATGTCGATCTGCGGCGCCGCCAGGGCGGATATGGCCGCGGTGGCCGCATGCGCATCGAATCCGACCGGGCGGAGATCCTCTCCGGGGTGCGCCTGGGCGAGACGCTGGGCTCGCCCATCACCCTGCAGGTGAGGAACCGCGACTGGGAGAACTGGACCGTGGCGATGTCGCGGGAGCCGCTCGAGGAGGAGCGGAGCGACGAGGATCTGCGCCGTGTGGTGCAGCCGCGGCCCGGCCACGCCGACCTCGTGGGCGTACTCAAGTATCGCCGCCACGACGCGCGGGACATCCTAGAGCGGGCGAGCGCGCGGGAGACGACGGTGCGCGTGGCGGCGGGGGCGGTCGCCAGGCGGTTGCTCGCGGAGCTCGGCGTGACGATCGGCAGCCACGTGGTATCGCTGGGCGGAATCGTGGCGCGTCCGCCAGAGGAGTTGCCCGAGGACATCAACGCCGTCTCCGATCGTTCGCCGGTGCGCTGCCTCGACGAGGAGGCGGAGGGGCGCATGATCGACGCAATCGACGCGGCGAAGCGTGACGGTGACACCCTGGGCGGAGTCTTCGAGGTGGTTGCGCGCGGGGTGCCGGTCGGGCTGGGCTCGCACGTCTCCTGGGATCGGAAGCTGGATGGCCGCTTGGCGGGCGCCCTGATGTCGATCCAGGCGATCAAGGGGGTGGAGATCGGTTTGGGCTTCGGAGCGGCGGCGCTACCGGGCTCGCGTGTGCACGACGAGATCACCTTCGAGAAGGACTACAAGCTGGGCGGAGGATATGGCCGCACCCGTAACCACGCCGGCGGGCTCGAGGGCGGAATCACCACGGGGCAGCCCATCGTCTGCCGGGTGGCGATGAAGCCGATCTCGACCCTGATGCGGCCGCTGCGGACGGTGGACCTGCGCACTGGCGAGCCGGTGGAGGCCGTCCGTGAGCGGTCCGACGTTTGCGCCCTCCCGGCGGCCGGGGTGGTGGGAGAGGCGATGGTTGCGATCGTGCTCGCGCAGGCGGTGCTGGAAAAGTTCGGCGGAGACTCGCTGGCAGAGCTGCGGGAGCGGTGGGAGGCACACGTGGAGGGGTTGGGCAGCCATCTCGCGCGGGGTTGA
- the hslV gene encoding ATP-dependent protease subunit HslV, producing MTELRYRATTILAVRREGKVALGGDGQVTLGDTVMKATAQKVRKLKDGKVLAGFAGSVADAFTLFEKFEEKLERFPGNLTRAAVELAKEWRSDRFLRRLEAQLVVADRDGLFLISGNGDVIQPDDDVVAIGSGGGFALAAARALRESTNLPAAEIVRRGLQIAGEICIYSNLNITVLELD from the coding sequence ATGACTGAGCTCCGCTACCGCGCCACCACCATTCTCGCCGTGCGGCGGGAGGGGAAGGTGGCGCTGGGGGGAGACGGGCAGGTAACGCTCGGTGACACGGTGATGAAGGCCACGGCGCAGAAGGTGCGCAAGCTCAAGGACGGAAAAGTCCTGGCGGGCTTCGCGGGGTCGGTGGCCGACGCCTTCACACTCTTCGAGAAGTTCGAGGAGAAGCTGGAGCGCTTCCCCGGCAACCTCACGCGCGCCGCCGTGGAGCTGGCCAAGGAGTGGCGGTCGGATCGCTTCCTCCGCCGCCTCGAGGCACAGCTCGTCGTGGCGGACCGTGACGGACTATTCTTGATCTCCGGCAACGGCGACGTCATCCAGCCGGACGACGATGTCGTGGCCATCGGCTCGGGGGGTGGCTTCGCCTTGGCCGCCGCCCGCGCGCTCCGTGAGAGCACGAACCTCCCGGCCGCCGAAATCGTGCGCCGGGGGCTGCAGATCGCCGGGGAGATCTGCATCTATTCGAACCTCAACATCACCGTGCTCGAGCTCGATTGA
- the trmFO gene encoding methylenetetrahydrofolate--tRNA-(uracil(54)-C(5))-methyltransferase (FADH(2)-oxidizing) TrmFO, with translation MAEVTVVGGGLSGSEAAYQLAERGHQVTLFEMRPVRSTPAHQTDRLAEVVCTNSFKSVDPTNAHGLLKTEMRALGSLLLRVAEEARVPGGSALVVDRREFADRMTAAIEAHPRIRVVREEVTELPSEPAIIATGPLTSDSLSEAIRTALGADGLAFFDAIAPIVSYESLNHEVVFAASRWGKGEGDDYLNAPLTREQYEAFVEALSSAESYEGHDWENVPYFEGCLPIEVMAARGPDTLRFGPMKPVGLPVPNWGGKRAYAVLQLRREDRAGQMWNLVGFQTRLKIPEQRRVFRMIPGLEEAEFLRYGSIHRNTYLNFPAALSAHGSLRDRPDLIFAGQLTGVEGYTESTAVGILAAVNLDRIVRGDEPVVPPPTTMIGGLMRYLREADPAQFQPMNSNFGLLDPLDEEIRDKQRRRQRLAERGQADFAAWMERHGIRSAEQVEAA, from the coding sequence ATGGCAGAAGTAACGGTCGTGGGTGGGGGGCTTTCGGGGTCGGAGGCGGCGTACCAACTGGCGGAGCGGGGTCACCAGGTGACCCTCTTCGAAATGCGTCCCGTTCGCTCCACACCGGCGCACCAGACCGACCGGCTGGCGGAGGTGGTCTGCACGAACTCCTTCAAGTCGGTCGACCCCACCAACGCGCACGGGTTGCTCAAGACAGAGATGCGGGCGTTGGGCTCGCTCCTCCTACGCGTCGCGGAGGAAGCGCGGGTGCCGGGCGGATCCGCGCTGGTCGTGGACCGGCGGGAGTTCGCCGACCGGATGACCGCGGCAATCGAAGCGCATCCGCGCATCCGGGTGGTGCGGGAGGAGGTGACGGAGCTACCCTCGGAGCCGGCCATTATCGCCACTGGGCCGCTGACTTCCGACAGTCTCTCCGAGGCGATCCGCACCGCGCTCGGCGCGGATGGGCTCGCTTTCTTCGACGCCATCGCCCCGATCGTCTCGTACGAATCGCTGAACCACGAGGTGGTGTTCGCCGCCTCGCGCTGGGGCAAGGGCGAGGGGGACGACTACCTGAACGCACCGCTCACCCGGGAGCAGTACGAGGCCTTTGTGGAGGCGCTCTCCTCGGCGGAGAGCTACGAGGGACACGACTGGGAGAACGTCCCCTACTTCGAGGGGTGCCTGCCGATCGAGGTGATGGCCGCGCGAGGGCCGGACACCCTGCGGTTCGGTCCGATGAAGCCGGTAGGACTCCCCGTGCCGAACTGGGGCGGAAAGCGGGCGTACGCGGTGTTGCAGCTTCGACGGGAGGACCGCGCCGGACAGATGTGGAACCTGGTCGGTTTCCAGACCCGCCTGAAGATCCCCGAGCAGCGGCGGGTCTTCCGCATGATCCCGGGACTGGAAGAGGCCGAGTTCCTGCGCTACGGGTCGATCCACCGTAATACCTACCTGAACTTCCCGGCGGCGCTGAGCGCGCACGGCTCGCTGCGCGATCGCCCGGACCTGATCTTCGCCGGGCAGCTCACCGGCGTGGAAGGCTACACCGAGTCGACCGCCGTGGGCATCCTCGCCGCGGTGAACCTGGACCGCATCGTGCGCGGCGACGAGCCGGTGGTACCGCCGCCCACGACCATGATCGGCGGGTTGATGCGTTATCTCCGCGAGGCAGATCCGGCGCAGTTCCAGCCCATGAACTCGAACTTTGGCCTCCTCGATCCGCTCGACGAGGAGATCCGGGACAAGCAGAGGCGCCGGCAGCGGCTTGCCGAGCGGGGGCAGGCGGACTTCGCCGCCTGGATGGAGCGGCACGGCATCCGCTCGGCGGAGCAGGTCGAGGCGGCTTGA